AAGATTAAGCGCGGTGAATTTCCTTCTGTTAATAATCTGAATGAAATTGGCAAATTGCTGATTTCGTTGAGGTTGTATAAAAATATTTCACAAAAAGAGTTAGCTGCTAGGTTAGGTGTTTCAGAAGCAATGGTATCAAAAGACGAAAAAAATGAATACCATGGAGTTACGGTGGAAAAAGCGCAAAAAATCATTAGTGTATTGAAAAGTTCTATTGTTATTGATATAATAATATAAAGCGTAGGGATAGACCTTGCCGGTATGTTCTAAGTATCAAATGTTATCAGCAGTTGATCACGCTTTTTTAAAAGTATATCGCTAACCAATA
The sequence above is a segment of the Anaeromusa acidaminophila DSM 3853 genome. Coding sequences within it:
- a CDS encoding helix-turn-helix domain-containing protein codes for the protein MIRSEKEYRDARKSLQNSREFLELQRETLNQMSLSPEEIKQAMNPYWCFYLTLEEDLVEYEKIKRGEFPSVNNLNEIGKLLISLRLYKNISQKELAARLGVSEAMVSKDEKNEYHGVTVEKAQKIISVLKSSIVIDIII